The following are encoded in a window of Candida dubliniensis CD36 chromosome 4, complete sequence genomic DNA:
- a CDS encoding conserved hypothetical protein (possibly Candida-specific), whose amino-acid sequence MMSHQQLINPHGYNSGGDGESIISVDKELPTSCTSSSINIIAKFIKMISIKFQKIPPFRIKWFISTIAIVIYSTIFNITNLIMFSKFTKNFNSVNPLSVIFLFLDVFIFLVVIYEKFYHKNNNEFTNKWSKYTYIIVCKILKKILWLILLIACIFQVVLISIGKLSNPLNVNDNQLDILNMSQHEKTGYFIVNLINLVFNGALLGIWWSTNISSVYLLFASINFINILIAISLVQINISYFNLTSGSVRKLHNLFIITGTFMTGQSAIGLSIVLLINEKNRLKDFIGKLIFFYDVYVTLLFSLLLGCTIVSGIYFDYKASFPISIFILYLCSIIISVVSFLCTRYFRLRGGFTNEYQVEEYDLLSLTVHQKQGWGKLIDINHKYNGGISGDYVISLMENYMEADLPGMSCKVLRVFKKNETTITTTTTQLSQKLKHQSKKNLNTAFEDLDHESLLFQDTPTLCDTTSSIKHLEDEYRPLSKNQLKRLAKKNQKDKKLLELKSLENNTEIFYQELMNTEALILLTIIEEFDLSERIPGWIGKKLNKWFGKNSKYPFLCIRFGLLGFHWPFKRSTFYCSATKKPVARGAAVLYAISQWNSQHEKLTVLLDPTYKDVNFEAGITSSGWYKIKLPNSHIIDLRPFQNQTSTDYFKAIKYRTQDNSFKQANGQVIETNIFNYENCQEIINMNQNISQNRQSSGQSQQLLQPNWEFIYNLGNYSNEKKYRSLLFLKVDNEIIASCVIFRLGDTMTSDIQGLNHVISKKYKAYFVMMQEVIKIGLREGVKFIDFGPTTEEAKVTIGCNVVPLCGSIYPKNKFLGPIIKFAASKVDV is encoded by the coding sequence ATGATGTCTCATCAACAACTCATTAATCCACATGGATATAATAGTGGAGGTGATGGAGAAAGTATTATACTGGTGGATAAAGAATTACCAACTTCTTGTACTTCTAgttcaattaatattatagCAAAATTCATAAAAATGATATCTATTAAATTCCAAAAAATCCCTCCATTTAGAATAAAATGGTTTATTAGTACTATTGCTATTGTCatttattcaacaatttttaatataaccaatttaattatgttttctaaatttactaaaaatttcaatctGGTTAATCCATTATCagtgatttttttatttttagatgttttcatatttcttgttgttatttatgaaaaattttatcataaaaataataatgaattcaCTAATAAATGGTCAAAATATACTTATATAATAGTTTgtaaaatattgaaaaaaattttatggttgattttattaattgctTGTATTTTCCAAGTGGTTTTAATTTCCATTGGTAAATTATCTAATCCATTAAATGTTAATGATAATCAATTGgatattttaaatatgTCACAACATGAAAAAACTGGATACTTTATcgttaatttaattaatttagtATTTAATGGTGCATTATTAGGGATTTGGTGGTCAACTAATATTTCATcagtttatttattatttgcttcaattaatttcataaatattttgattgcCATTAGTCTTGTCCAAATTAATATTagttatttcaatttaactAGTGGATCAGTAAGGAAATTacataatttatttataataacTGGAACATTTATGACAGGACAATCAGCTATCGGTTTAAGTATTgtattattgattaatgaaaaaaatcgATTGAAAGATTTCATTggtaaattgatttttttttatgatGTTTATGTGACATTATTATTcagtttattattaggaTGTACCATTGTTAGTGggatttattttgattataaagCCCTGTTCCCCATTAGTATTTTCATATTATATCTTTgttccattattatttcgGTTGTGTCATTCTTATGTACACGATATTTCCGTTTACGTGGTGGATTTACTAATGAATATCAAGTGGAAGAATATGATTTACTTTCATTAACGGTTCATCAAAAACAAGGATGGGGGAAACTTATAGATATTAATCATAAATATAATGGAGGAATTTCTGGTGATTATGTCATTTCATTAATGGAAAATTATATGGAAGCAGATTTACCAGGAATGTCATGTAAAGTATTAAGGGTAttcaaaaagaatgaaacaacaataacaacaaccacaacccAGTTGCTGCAAAAACTAAAGCATCAAAgcaaaaagaatttaaacactgcatttgaagatttagatcatgaatcattattatttcaagATACTCCAACATTATGTGACACCACATCATCGATTAAACATTTAGAGGATGAATATCGACCATTATcgaaaaatcaattgaaacgATTagctaaaaaaaatcaaaaagataaaaaattattagaattaaaatctttagaaaataatactgaaattttttatcaagaattaatgAATACTGAAGCATTAATATTACTTACtattattgaagaatttgatttaagtGAAAGAATCCCAGGATGGATTggtaaaaaattgaataaatggTTTGGGAAAAATTCGAAATATCCATTTTTATGTATTCGATTTGGATTATTAGGATTTCATTGGCCATTTAAACGATCGACTTTTTATTGTAGTGCCACCAAAAAACCTGTAGCTCGTGGTGCTGCTGTGCTATATGCCATATCTCAATGGAATTCTCAACATGAAAAATTAACCGTATTATTAGATCCAACTTATAAAGATGTTAATTTTGAAGCAGGGATAACTTCTAGTGGTTGGTATAAGATTAAATTACCTAATTCtcatattattgatttaagaccatttcaaaatcaaactaGTACTGATTATTTCAAAGCCATAAAATATAGAACTCAagataattcatttaaacaAGCTAATGGACAAGTAATTGAAActaatatatttaattatgaaaattgtcaagaaatcattaatatgaatcaaaatatttctcAAAATAGACAACTGTCAGGACAATcacaacaattattacaacCAAATTGGGAAttcatttataatttaGGAAATTATtctaatgaaaaaaaatatcgttccttgttgtttttaaaagttgataatgaaatcaTTGCTTCATGTGTTATATTTCGTTTAGGTGATACTATGACTTCAGATATTCAAGGATTAAATCATGTTATAagtaaaaaatataaagcATATTTTGTTATGATGCAAGAAGTAATTAAAATTGGATTAAGAGAAGGagttaaatttattgattttggtcCAACTACTGAAGAAGCTAAAGTTACTATTGGTTGTAATGTTGTACCATTATGTGGATCAATTTACcctaaaaataaattcttaGGACCAATCATAAAATTTGCTGCTAGTAAAGTTGATGTATAA
- a CDS encoding inositol phospholipid biosynthesis protein, putative (Similar to S. cerevisiae SCS3;~In S. cerevisiae: appears to be involved in the synthesis of inositol phospholipids from inositol but not in the control of inositol synthesis): MSTTIYDDHYIKMTKVFKSIHSQTKLKVYEVLFASSFILNFLLGRLIHFSAPDEEVYNYYNDKRNILNQWFVKRGWGWTTLVIILFYSNIIYKQYVNSTTTTKNNKQTLIIKTIRNAIINYIVVTIWWIFFTQWCFGLPIMDKIFVLTGGKCSIDINNTANSFTTTSTTVFTPNHHIHPSFVQKLENIWESTGITSYNCRRIKGSQWIGGHDPSGHVFLMIHSSLYLFNEMINYWPNWSYIKHNISQLLTSTRPLTINDRLLLLWNTPQLIIIGLIGLWWFMLLMTNIYFHSSLEKLVGLIFGYIGVAGLYWIPRWLS, encoded by the coding sequence ATGTCAACTACTATATATGATGAtcattatataaaaatgaCTAAAGTTTTTAAATCCATACATTCTCAAACTAAATTAAAGGTTTATGAGGTTTTATTTGCTAGTTCATTTATACTAAATTTCTTACTTGGTCGACTCATTCATTTTTCAGCTCCAGATGAAGAAgtatataattattataatgataaacGGAATATATTGAATCAATGGTTTGTTAAAAGAGGTTGGGGCTGGACTACATTAgtgattattttattttattctaATATCATCTATAAACAATATGTCAATAgtactaccaccaccaaaaacaacaaacaaacactTATTATTAAGACGATTCGTAATgcaataattaattatattgttgttactATATGGTGGATATTTTTCACTCAATGGTGTTTTGGATTACCAATAATGgataaaatatttgttttaacTGGAGGTAAATGTAGTATTGATATCAATAATACTGCAAATTCttttacaacaacatcaacaacagtaTTTACTCCTAATCATCATATTCATCCAAGTTTTGTtcaaaaattagaaaatatTTGGGAATCAACGGGGATAACATCATATAATTGTCGTAGAATTAAAGGAAGTCAATGGATAGGTGGTCATGATCCTCTGGGTCATGTATTTTTAATGATTCATTCatcattatatttgtttaatgAAATGATTAATTATTGGCCTAATTGGTCATATATTAAACATAATATTTCTCAATTATTAACAAGTACTAGACCTTTAACTATTAATGatagattattattattatggaATACTCcacaattgataattatagGTTTAATTGGATTATGGTGGTTTATGTTATTAATgacaaatatatatttccATCTGAgtttagaaaaattggtGGGTTTAATATTTGGTTATATTGGTGTAGCAGGATTATATTGGATACCGAGATGGTTATCATAA